The following DNA comes from Nitrosarchaeum sp..
ACAATATATGAATGAAATAATTTCTGGAGCATTAAGTGCTGATATGATGGATTACTTACTAAGAGATGGATATTTTACTGGTGCAGAACATGCACAAATTGATCATAAAAGAATAACACAATCTCTTGATGTACACAAGAAAAAACTTGCTCTAGAAAGATCAGCACTTTATTCTTTTGAATCTATGATGCACTCTCGTTACCAGATGTTCAAAGCCGTATATTTTCATAAAACAGTAAGATCTGCTGAAGTAATGCTTTTGGAGGCATTACGATTATCTGACGATGAATTTGGTTTTACGTCATTTAGCATTAAAGAATTTGTCAAACTTACAGACGAATATGTTTTATCTACACTAATCTCATCAAAATCATCTAAGCTAAAACGTGCTAGACAATTTGCTGAAGATTATCAAAATCGTAAATTGTTAAAATGTGTATTTGAACGAATTCTAACTAGCAGAACTAATTTAGGAAAATCTAGAACCGATGAATTAAGAACATCAATTTCCAAAAAATCCAAAGTTGATGAGAGTGAAATTTTTGTTGACAGCTCCGTTACTCCATCAATTCCATTAGCTCCGTCCAAAAATGAATCAAAACACATCATTTTGATTTCAAATGAGAATGGAAAATCTACTGCTCAAGAGATGCCTATATCTCAAATTCCTGTAGTTTCGGCAATATCTGGTTTCATGAATATTCTTAGAATATACACCCATCAAAAGAATAGAAAAAAAGTTGAAATTGCCGCAAAATCAATCCTTGGTGGTTTAAAGTAATGAAAAAAAGAATTGTAATAAAACTTTCAGGAAGAATTTTTGGTATGGATAATGCAAAAGTACTCAAGGATTACGCTTCATTTCTAGTCAAAATTAGTAAGATATGCCAACCGATAATTGTGGCAGGTGGAGGAAATATTGCAAGACATTACATTACTCATGCAAGATCTTCTGGAGCTGATGAATCTACTTTAGATGAACTTGGAATTGAAATTTCTAGACTAAATGCAAAACTATTGATTTATGCCCTAAAAAATAAAGCATACTCACATCCGCCAACAACATTACAAGAAGTTAGACATGCAGTTGATGATGGATTAATTGTAGTTACAGGCGGTTTACATCCTGGACAAAGTACCAATGGTACCGCAGCTCTTATTGCAGAAAAAATTAACGCAGAACAATTTCTTAATGCGACTGATGTTGATGGTGTTTATGATATGGACCCTAACAAATTTAAAAATGCAAAAAAATTCAAACGAATTGAACTAAAGAATTTAAAAAATATGTTGGTTCATGAAGATTCAGTTGCAGGAGGCTATGATTTGATGGATATAGTGGCTCTAAAAATAATCGAACGCTCTAAAATTAAAACACGAATTATTAAAGCCGACCTCAAAACACTTGAAAAAGCAATCAAAGGTGGAGAGGTAGGAACAGAAATAGTTCTCCAATCAAAATAATTATTCTAAGATCTCGTTTTGTACGGTAGGACGACTTTCTGACCAAATCTGAATCTTATTTTCAGGATATTCTGGAATTCCAGACTCTCTTAATTTATTGTAAATTGTTAGTGCTTCTTTTTTTTCTACTGCCTTTGATT
Coding sequences within:
- a CDS encoding HD domain-containing protein, which codes for MKKNYSDIVDPIHDFIRVYDHELKIIDNPIFQRLRRIRQLSGAHLTYPAAQHTRFEHSLGVMHIASQAGKALNEKGILKSNDIDLLRLAGLLHDIGHGPFSHLFEEVIQQKKFSHEDFGKEIILKSEIGDILSKNGYDKKLVTKIAFGDSKLQYMNEIISGALSADMMDYLLRDGYFTGAEHAQIDHKRITQSLDVHKKKLALERSALYSFESMMHSRYQMFKAVYFHKTVRSAEVMLLEALRLSDDEFGFTSFSIKEFVKLTDEYVLSTLISSKSSKLKRARQFAEDYQNRKLLKCVFERILTSRTNLGKSRTDELRTSISKKSKVDESEIFVDSSVTPSIPLAPSKNESKHIILISNENGKSTAQEMPISQIPVVSAISGFMNILRIYTHQKNRKKVEIAAKSILGGLK
- the pyrH gene encoding UMP kinase, with the translated sequence MKKRIVIKLSGRIFGMDNAKVLKDYASFLVKISKICQPIIVAGGGNIARHYITHARSSGADESTLDELGIEISRLNAKLLIYALKNKAYSHPPTTLQEVRHAVDDGLIVVTGGLHPGQSTNGTAALIAEKINAEQFLNATDVDGVYDMDPNKFKNAKKFKRIELKNLKNMLVHEDSVAGGYDLMDIVALKIIERSKIKTRIIKADLKTLEKAIKGGEVGTEIVLQSK